One segment of Pontibacter akesuensis DNA contains the following:
- a CDS encoding TonB-dependent receptor — MKFNITLLFALFLSPSIFGQTVGTIEGKIFANDAAVPYASVALLHTSLGTPTNEKGYFSLSNVPTGTYELVVSAIGYKPHHQKVQVFANAATTVAIHMAEANATLNEVVVTGTRTERRRLESPVAVNVLDSKVFSFTQSNTLSEGLCFQPGLRMETDCQTCSYTQLRMNGLGGSYSQVLINSRPVFNALMSLYGLEQIPANMVARVEVVRGGGSVLYGSSAIAGTVNIITKEPEESTYTFSSNSSVVGGKAWDHFLNANINTVNEARNAGVSFFASHRDKGAFDANGDGFSELPELVNNSFGFNSFFKPTANDAIDVNGWSINEERHGGNKLEGPADKADQSEYRLQNILVGGFNWDHSGKNNTSYSLYGSGQNTKRSHYTGIGQSDGWGSTRNHTLQGGFQFNVKAPSFLGGTNTFTTGAEHQYEYTFDEIEAHGYLIDQRTNLTGLFLQSDWDVNAALTVLSGVRINRHSNVDRLILTPRLNLLYKLGTTTQIRTSYARGFKAPQAFETDMHIAFAGGGISLIQLDPDLREETSNSLNLSVDFNKATEQMIYGFTVDGFYTRLQGAFVLEEIGTDESGNQQLLRKNGSLSTVKGVTLEGRLNYDQRFQLEAGFTFQKSRYDAPVAWSEEIAGTRTYLRSPDAYGYYVLTLLPQSRFNATFSGVYTGPMLVPHFAGAPGVVKDVLYTSPSFLENNLKLSYRFTLKSLEKDLQLNAGVQNIFNAYQSDFDTGAFRDSNYIYGPARPRTFFFGIKFGLM; from the coding sequence ATGAAGTTTAATATTACACTCCTGTTTGCCCTGTTCCTAAGTCCGTCCATATTTGGACAAACAGTAGGAACCATTGAAGGGAAAATATTTGCCAACGACGCAGCAGTGCCCTATGCTAGTGTAGCACTGCTGCATACTTCCTTAGGAACTCCAACTAATGAGAAAGGCTACTTTAGCTTAAGCAATGTTCCAACAGGCACTTATGAGTTAGTGGTTTCTGCTATCGGATATAAGCCACATCACCAAAAGGTGCAGGTTTTTGCAAATGCTGCCACTACCGTTGCCATCCACATGGCTGAGGCGAATGCGACATTAAATGAGGTGGTTGTAACAGGTACGCGCACAGAGCGGCGCAGGCTGGAAAGCCCTGTTGCTGTCAACGTGCTGGACAGCAAGGTATTTAGTTTCACGCAGTCAAATACGCTCTCTGAAGGACTTTGCTTTCAGCCGGGCCTGCGGATGGAAACCGACTGCCAAACCTGCAGTTACACACAATTGCGTATGAATGGCCTTGGCGGCTCCTACTCTCAGGTGCTTATCAATAGCCGACCTGTGTTTAATGCCCTAATGAGCCTTTATGGGTTAGAGCAGATACCGGCAAACATGGTGGCGCGTGTGGAGGTAGTGCGCGGCGGAGGTTCTGTTTTGTATGGCTCCAGTGCCATTGCCGGAACGGTTAATATCATCACAAAAGAGCCGGAGGAAAGCACCTATACTTTCTCCTCCAACTCTTCTGTGGTGGGCGGTAAGGCATGGGATCACTTTCTGAATGCCAACATTAACACTGTCAATGAGGCACGCAATGCCGGTGTTTCCTTTTTTGCCTCGCACCGCGACAAAGGAGCCTTCGATGCTAACGGGGACGGATTTTCGGAGTTACCAGAACTGGTGAACAACTCTTTCGGCTTCAACTCCTTTTTCAAACCGACCGCAAATGATGCAATAGACGTGAATGGATGGAGCATTAACGAAGAGCGGCATGGCGGCAACAAACTGGAAGGCCCAGCAGACAAAGCAGACCAATCGGAATACAGGCTACAGAACATACTTGTGGGCGGCTTTAATTGGGATCATTCCGGCAAAAATAATACCTCCTACAGCCTGTATGGCTCGGGCCAAAATACAAAAAGAAGCCATTACACGGGCATTGGGCAATCGGATGGCTGGGGCAGCACCAGGAACCACACCTTGCAGGGCGGTTTCCAGTTCAACGTTAAGGCTCCGTCTTTTTTAGGGGGCACCAACACCTTCACGACAGGTGCTGAGCATCAGTATGAGTATACCTTTGATGAAATCGAAGCACACGGTTACCTGATCGACCAGAGAACAAATCTAACAGGCTTGTTTCTGCAAAGTGATTGGGACGTGAATGCGGCCTTGACCGTGCTTTCAGGGGTCCGGATAAACAGACATTCCAACGTAGACAGGCTGATACTGACGCCCCGCCTGAACCTGCTTTACAAGCTGGGCACCACCACTCAAATCCGGACCTCCTATGCCCGTGGTTTCAAGGCACCACAAGCCTTTGAGACTGACATGCACATTGCCTTTGCAGGCGGCGGCATCTCCCTGATTCAGCTGGACCCGGACTTACGGGAAGAAACATCCAACAGCCTTAACCTTTCGGTGGATTTTAATAAAGCGACTGAGCAAATGATATATGGCTTCACAGTGGATGGCTTCTACACACGGCTTCAGGGTGCATTTGTGCTGGAGGAAATAGGCACTGACGAAAGCGGCAACCAGCAGTTGCTGCGTAAAAACGGAAGCCTTTCCACGGTAAAGGGAGTTACGTTGGAGGGAAGGCTGAATTATGATCAGCGCTTTCAGTTAGAGGCCGGATTTACGTTTCAGAAGTCGCGGTATGACGCGCCAGTGGCATGGTCGGAAGAGATCGCCGGCACCAGAACCTACCTGCGCTCGCCCGATGCCTATGGGTATTATGTGCTCACGTTACTGCCGCAAAGCCGATTCAACGCTACTTTCTCTGGGGTGTATACCGGGCCAATGCTGGTGCCACATTTTGCGGGTGCGCCAGGCGTGGTAAAAGACGTACTATATACTTCCCCATCCTTCCTTGAAAACAACCTGAAGCTCTCCTACCGCTTCACCCTTAAAAGTTTAGAAAAAGACCTCCAGCTAAACGCGGGCGTGCAGAACATTTTCAATGCCTACCAGAGCGATTTTGACACAGGTGCTTTCCGTGACAGCAACTACATTTATGGTCCAGCGCGGCCCAGGACCTTCTTCTTTGGGATAAAATTCGGTTTGATGTAA
- a CDS encoding SIR2 family NAD-dependent protein deacylase: MKKRLVVLTGAGISAESGIATFRDADGLWEGHDVMDVASPQGWRKDPELVLDFYNQRRKNAHSVKPNAAHLALAELEESFDVRIITQNVDDLHERAGSSNVIHLHGKLFESRSTLDPNLVYLMDGWELNVGDKCEKGSQLRPNIVWFGEPVPMMEKAAEETVQADIFLVVGTSLVVYPAAGLVDLVDPDVPIFVVDPNLPSMRQRANVHRYEEKASTGMQKVKQLLLDKYK; this comes from the coding sequence ATGAAAAAAAGACTGGTGGTATTAACAGGTGCAGGTATAAGCGCTGAAAGCGGAATTGCCACTTTCCGGGATGCCGACGGGCTATGGGAAGGGCACGATGTGATGGATGTCGCCTCGCCGCAAGGCTGGCGCAAAGACCCGGAGCTGGTGCTGGACTTTTACAACCAGCGTCGCAAAAATGCCCACAGTGTTAAACCTAATGCGGCGCATCTGGCTTTGGCAGAGTTGGAAGAAAGTTTTGATGTGCGCATTATCACACAAAACGTGGACGACCTGCACGAGCGGGCCGGCTCCAGCAATGTGATTCACCTACATGGGAAATTGTTCGAGAGCCGCAGCACGCTGGACCCAAACCTGGTTTACCTTATGGATGGCTGGGAATTGAATGTAGGTGACAAATGTGAGAAGGGATCACAACTAAGACCGAATATCGTCTGGTTTGGCGAACCCGTGCCCATGATGGAGAAAGCGGCCGAAGAAACAGTGCAGGCTGATATCTTTCTGGTAGTGGGCACCTCGCTGGTAGTATACCCCGCAGCCGGGCTGGTGGATCTGGTGGACCCGGATGTACCCATCTTTGTGGTAGACCCCAATTTGCCCAGTATGCGGCAGCGAGCGAATGTACACCGGTACGAAGAAAAGGCAAGCACAGGCATGCAAAAAGTAAAACAGCTTCTTCTCGACAAGTATAAATAG
- a CDS encoding AAA family ATPase yields the protein MQAIIFCGIQASGKSTYYKEHFFNSHVRISMDLLRTRNRESLFLEACLRSNMRFVVDNTNPTAEERAKYIHLAKAAKYEVLGFYFEANSTEAVARNSLRSGRFKVPDKAIYGTHKKLQPPTLAEGYDALYLVRLLPNGHYQVRQPGQEEDGKQNEIA from the coding sequence ATGCAGGCCATCATCTTTTGCGGCATCCAAGCCAGCGGTAAATCCACTTATTACAAAGAGCACTTCTTTAACAGCCACGTGCGTATCAGTATGGACCTGCTGCGCACGCGAAACCGGGAAAGCCTTTTTTTGGAGGCCTGCCTACGCAGCAACATGCGGTTTGTGGTAGACAACACCAATCCCACCGCTGAAGAAAGAGCAAAATACATTCATCTGGCGAAGGCCGCGAAGTATGAGGTTCTTGGCTTTTACTTTGAAGCAAACTCCACGGAAGCTGTTGCCCGTAACAGCCTGCGCAGCGGACGGTTTAAGGTGCCGGATAAAGCCATCTATGGCACGCACAAAAAGCTGCAGCCACCTACGCTGGCAGAGGGATATGACGCACTATACCTTGTCAGGCTGCTGCCTAACGGGCACTACCAAGTCCGGCAGCCAGGGCAGGAGGAGGATGGGAAACAAAACGAAATAGCTTAA
- a CDS encoding pyridoxal phosphate-dependent aminotransferase: protein MIQRSERLNNVSYDLCGPLYERAKELELLGHHITKLNIGNPAPFGFDAPAEVIETIVQHLRHAQGYSDHKGILSAREAIKDYYTSKGIADIHTDDIFLGNGLSELIMHAVQALLNEGDEVLVPSPDYPLWTAAVRFSGGKAVHYLCDEEAEWFPDVADIKSKISSRTRAIVIINPNNPTGAVYSKELLQELVNLAEQHNLVIFSDEIYDKILYENTPYTSTATLSDEVLCVTFSGLSKNYLAAGFRAGWMLLTGAKSKSAAYINGLNTLASLRVCSNVPAQYAIAVALKGQQHIHDLTKPTGRLGEQRAICYEKLTAIPGITCVKPKGAFYMFPKLDVKKFNIQDDQQFALDLLSEQHVLLVQGSGFNWQKPDHFRVVYLPEKAQLSQTMDKLANFLQTYQQGVLELKS from the coding sequence ATGATTCAACGAAGCGAGCGGCTCAACAATGTGTCTTACGACCTGTGCGGGCCATTATACGAGCGGGCTAAGGAGCTGGAGCTTCTGGGTCACCACATCACAAAACTGAACATCGGCAATCCGGCGCCCTTTGGGTTTGATGCCCCTGCGGAAGTGATCGAAACTATTGTGCAGCACCTGCGCCATGCCCAGGGGTACTCTGACCACAAAGGTATTTTAAGTGCCCGTGAAGCCATAAAAGACTACTATACTTCTAAAGGCATTGCAGATATTCATACCGATGACATTTTCCTGGGTAACGGCTTAAGCGAACTGATCATGCACGCGGTGCAGGCGCTGCTGAACGAGGGGGATGAGGTGCTGGTACCGTCGCCAGATTACCCCCTGTGGACAGCTGCCGTTCGTTTTTCGGGTGGCAAAGCGGTGCATTACCTATGCGATGAGGAAGCGGAGTGGTTTCCGGATGTGGCGGATATCAAAAGCAAGATCAGCAGCAGGACACGCGCCATTGTTATCATCAATCCCAACAACCCCACAGGCGCTGTTTATTCTAAAGAGCTGCTGCAGGAACTGGTGAATTTGGCAGAACAGCACAACCTTGTTATTTTCTCAGATGAGATATATGATAAGATTCTGTACGAGAACACACCTTATACTTCCACAGCCACGCTTTCGGACGAGGTGCTTTGTGTGACCTTTAGCGGCTTATCCAAAAATTACCTGGCAGCAGGTTTCAGGGCAGGATGGATGCTGCTGACTGGCGCCAAAAGCAAATCAGCAGCTTATATTAATGGACTGAACACCTTGGCCAGCCTGCGCGTGTGCAGCAATGTGCCCGCTCAGTATGCCATTGCCGTAGCTCTAAAAGGCCAGCAGCACATCCACGACCTCACCAAACCCACCGGACGACTGGGTGAGCAGCGGGCTATTTGCTACGAAAAGCTTACGGCTATACCGGGAATCACCTGCGTAAAGCCCAAAGGTGCTTTTTACATGTTCCCGAAACTTGACGTAAAGAAGTTTAACATCCAGGATGACCAGCAGTTTGCCCTGGATTTGCTTTCGGAGCAGCATGTGCTACTGGTGCAGGGCAGCGGCTTTAACTGGCAAAAGCCCGATCACTTCCGGGTAGTATACCTGCCCGAGAAAGCGCAGCTAAGTCAGACAATGGATAAGCTGGCTAACTTCCTCCAGACTTACCAGCAAGGTGTGTTGGAGTTAAAAAGTTAG
- a CDS encoding M2 family metallopeptidase codes for MKKLIFTGLTAAVLLSSCSSQKAENAGTEATAVLTEVQQEAQTFLDQYSSTYQDLYTKSAEAEWASNTKIVEGDSTNAVATRKANEAFAAFTGSAVNINTAKAMLEKKDQLTPLQVKQFEAILYSGANNPQIIPDVVKARIKAETEQTEKLYGFDYRLYEKSVSTNDIDNLLKTETDVKKRLAAWNASKEVGPGLKEGLLNLRELRNKTVQSLGYDDYFTYQASDYGMTRAEMMDLMQQINKELRPLYRELHTYARYELAKQYGVKEVPDYLPAHWVPNRWGQDWSSMVNVEGIDLDAALKPKGAEWLVQQGERFYTSLGFPEMPKTFYTKSSLYPLPAGANYKKNNHASAWHMDLDQDVRSLMSVEPNSEWYETTHHELGHIYYYMTYTNPDVPVLLRGGANRAYHEAIGSLMGLAAMQKPFLAELNLIEKDAKTDEVQSLLKEALSYVTFIPFSAGVMSEWENDFYANNLPADQLNKRWWELTKQYQGIVPPTERGEQYLDAATKTHINDDAAQYYDYALSYVILFQLHDHIAKNILKQDPHATNYYGKKEVGNFLRDIMYPGASADWRHMLKEKTGEELSARAMVDYFQPLMEYLKAQNKGRKYTI; via the coding sequence ATGAAAAAACTAATCTTCACCGGTCTCACGGCCGCTGTACTCCTCTCCTCCTGCTCCAGTCAGAAAGCAGAGAACGCCGGTACCGAGGCGACTGCTGTGCTGACTGAGGTACAACAGGAGGCGCAAACTTTCCTCGACCAATATTCCAGCACCTACCAGGATCTGTACACCAAATCGGCTGAGGCTGAGTGGGCATCAAACACAAAGATTGTGGAAGGGGACTCCACCAACGCCGTGGCCACCCGAAAGGCCAACGAGGCGTTTGCCGCATTTACCGGCAGTGCCGTGAACATTAACACGGCCAAGGCCATGCTGGAGAAAAAGGATCAGCTGACGCCGCTGCAGGTAAAGCAGTTCGAGGCTATACTTTACAGCGGAGCAAACAACCCGCAGATTATCCCGGACGTGGTGAAGGCGCGCATCAAAGCCGAAACAGAGCAGACCGAAAAGCTTTACGGTTTCGATTACCGCCTGTACGAGAAGTCGGTGAGCACCAATGACATTGACAACTTACTGAAGACGGAAACTGACGTGAAGAAGCGTCTGGCGGCGTGGAATGCCAGCAAGGAAGTGGGTCCGGGCTTGAAAGAAGGGCTTCTGAACCTGAGAGAGCTGCGCAATAAAACCGTGCAAAGCCTCGGCTACGACGATTACTTCACCTACCAGGCTTCTGATTACGGCATGACGCGTGCTGAGATGATGGACCTGATGCAGCAGATAAACAAAGAGCTGCGTCCGCTTTACCGCGAGTTGCATACGTACGCACGCTATGAACTGGCCAAGCAGTACGGCGTGAAGGAAGTGCCGGACTACCTGCCGGCGCATTGGGTGCCAAACCGCTGGGGCCAGGACTGGAGCTCGATGGTGAATGTGGAGGGCATTGACCTGGATGCAGCCTTAAAACCGAAAGGGGCCGAGTGGCTGGTGCAACAGGGAGAGCGCTTTTATACCAGCCTTGGTTTCCCGGAAATGCCGAAGACGTTTTACACGAAGTCGAGCCTGTACCCGCTGCCAGCCGGTGCCAATTACAAGAAGAACAACCACGCCTCGGCCTGGCACATGGACCTGGACCAGGACGTGCGCAGCCTGATGAGTGTGGAGCCGAACTCGGAGTGGTACGAGACCACGCACCACGAGCTGGGACACATCTACTACTACATGACCTACACCAACCCGGATGTGCCGGTGCTGCTGCGAGGTGGCGCCAACCGTGCCTATCATGAGGCCATTGGTAGCTTGATGGGCCTGGCGGCCATGCAAAAGCCTTTCCTGGCCGAACTGAACCTGATTGAGAAAGACGCGAAGACAGACGAGGTGCAGTCGCTGTTGAAGGAGGCGCTGAGTTATGTGACGTTCATTCCGTTCTCTGCTGGTGTGATGAGTGAGTGGGAAAACGATTTCTACGCCAACAACCTGCCGGCCGACCAACTGAACAAGCGCTGGTGGGAACTGACGAAGCAATACCAGGGTATTGTGCCTCCAACCGAGCGTGGCGAGCAGTACCTGGATGCAGCAACCAAAACGCACATTAACGACGATGCGGCCCAGTACTATGATTATGCGCTGAGCTATGTTATCCTGTTCCAGTTGCACGACCACATCGCCAAGAACATTTTGAAGCAGGACCCGCACGCCACAAACTACTATGGCAAAAAAGAAGTGGGCAACTTCCTGCGCGACATCATGTACCCAGGTGCCTCAGCCGACTGGCGCCATATGCTGAAGGAAAAAACCGGCGAAGAGCTTAGCGCCCGTGCCATGGTCGATTACTTCCAGCCGCTGATGGAGTACCTGAAAGCGCAGAACAAAGGCCGCAAATACACGATCTAG
- the rmuC gene encoding DNA recombination protein RmuC, which yields MEILIGIAAFLGGLVVAFLGLKGKLNSLQQVANQAAVTQGVLEAQARQQTADVEQLKALLREAQTETMELTNALTKTETDYEHLKARLQEQGRELERLREKFLQQFQSISNQVLMNNAEHFNKSSSENLERILNPLKERIKEFEAKVDQTYEKNLKDSISLKEQITQLASLNQQMSQDAINLTKALKGENKTQGNWGEYLLESLLEKSGLRKGVHFEREEVRQNEDNKVYRPDVIIRLPEGKHLIIDSKLSLVAYEAYCSCEDDHQQELYLRSHINSIRTHFTDLGRKDYHRLNGINSPDFVMMYIPLEPAFSLALQNDHDLFTDAFDRNIVLVTTSTLLATLRTVAGVWRQEDQKRNVIRIAEESGKLYDKFVGFVDDLKTIGKHLENSQNSYNSAMNKLTDGKGNLIRRVEILRELGAKTSKTIDTSLLQEAQLPEEKSEV from the coding sequence ATGGAGATACTCATAGGCATAGCAGCTTTTTTGGGAGGCTTGGTGGTGGCCTTTCTGGGGCTGAAGGGGAAGTTGAACAGCCTGCAGCAGGTGGCGAACCAGGCCGCTGTGACACAGGGTGTGCTGGAGGCGCAGGCAAGGCAGCAGACAGCCGATGTGGAACAGTTAAAAGCGTTGCTGCGGGAAGCGCAGACGGAAACCATGGAGCTCACCAATGCCCTCACCAAAACCGAGACGGACTACGAGCACCTGAAAGCCCGCCTGCAGGAGCAGGGGCGTGAGTTGGAGCGGCTGCGCGAGAAGTTCCTGCAGCAGTTCCAGAGCATTTCCAACCAGGTGCTCATGAACAACGCCGAGCACTTCAACAAATCATCCTCTGAAAACCTGGAGCGTATCCTGAACCCTCTGAAGGAGCGCATTAAAGAATTTGAAGCCAAGGTAGACCAGACTTACGAGAAGAACCTGAAGGATAGTATTTCCCTTAAGGAGCAGATCACGCAGCTGGCTTCCCTGAATCAGCAAATGAGCCAGGATGCCATCAACCTTACCAAAGCCCTGAAAGGGGAAAACAAAACACAGGGCAACTGGGGCGAATACCTGCTGGAGAGCCTGCTCGAAAAATCCGGGTTGCGCAAAGGAGTGCATTTTGAGCGTGAGGAAGTGCGCCAGAACGAGGACAACAAAGTATACCGGCCGGACGTGATCATCCGCCTGCCGGAGGGAAAGCACCTGATTATCGACTCTAAGCTGTCGCTGGTGGCCTATGAAGCCTATTGCAGCTGCGAGGACGATCACCAGCAGGAGCTATACTTGCGCAGCCACATCAACTCCATCCGCACGCACTTCACCGACCTGGGCCGCAAAGACTACCACCGCCTGAACGGCATCAACTCACCTGATTTTGTGATGATGTACATTCCGCTTGAGCCCGCCTTCAGCCTGGCCCTGCAAAATGACCACGATCTCTTCACCGACGCCTTCGATCGCAACATCGTGCTGGTGACCACCTCTACCCTTCTGGCAACGCTGCGTACCGTGGCCGGCGTGTGGCGGCAGGAAGACCAGAAGCGCAATGTAATTCGCATCGCCGAAGAGAGCGGCAAACTGTACGATAAGTTCGTGGGCTTTGTGGATGATCTGAAAACAATTGGAAAGCACCTGGAGAACAGCCAGAATTCCTACAACAGCGCCATGAACAAACTCACTGACGGCAAGGGAAATCTCATCCGGCGGGTAGAGATATTGCGCGAACTGGGTGCCAAAACCAGCAAGACAATAGACACCAGCCTGCTGCAGGAAGCACAACTGCCGGAAGAGAAATCAGAGGTATAG